AGTTCCCGATCCGTTTGTAAACGTTTTCGTGCTCGGTGGAGCCGACTCGCAATTGTGTTCACCGGCACCCCTAAGTATTTGCCGATCTCTTTTGTTGACATTTCGTCAAGATAGTAGAGTGTTACGACCATTCGTTCATTTTCTGGCAGTTTTTCCAAAAGCCTTTGGACAAGCGCATGGCGATACTCGGTTCTCTCTGTCACCCGCTGTTCCAACACGTGCTGTGTGTAAGAGGATTCCTCAATTTCTTCCACAGGCGTGTTCTCGAGCGATTGCATGGCAGGCTTTCGCTGCTGTATCAACTTTTGCTTTCGCATCCAATCAATGCAAAGCCGATTAGCGATGACATGGAGCCACCCAGCGAATTGATCAGGATTTTTAAGCGTCGAGAGTTTTTTGTATGCCTGGAGGAAGGCATCTTGGGTAATATCCTCAGCATCGTGATAATCGCCGATCTTCCGCCATATAAGGTCATGAACGCTCTTTTGGTACTTTTCGACCAAAATACCAAATGCCTCGTTGTCTCCCGATAAAACTTTGCGAATCAGTTGAACATCGTCTTCTCTTTCCACGAAATTTCCTCCTCACGAATAGATTGGATCCTGTAGGTCCTCGCCAAAAAGTTTAATCAAATGCCAAGTTTTATGCAAAGCAATATGGCACAGTTTACCCTTCTATATATTAAAGACGAAATTTTGGGTAGAAAACTTGCATCCTGGGGCAAAAAATGAAAAACTGGATTTTTTGTATGTGTTTTGGGAGTGTCAGGCAACAAAAAAGGGAACCGGTAAAAAACCAGTTCCCTGTGGATATTCTATTGGACTTCAAAAACTAAGCCGACAATCCAGCAACAGCCGCGTCCTCACTGTCGAAATGTTCAAACAGACTCACCACACGACTCAGAACGATGAGATTTCTGATATGTTTCCCGACATTGATGACACCCACGCGTCCCTGTTTTCGTGACGCAGCCGCGTATGCCTCCATCAAGGTGCCAAGACCTGAACTATCGATCCGATTGACCTGCTCGAAATTGATGAGGATACGAGGGGTATCCGAAGCCGCTATTTGTGGCAAGATAACTTCCCGTAAGTCTGATACAGAACGTCCGCTTACCTTTCCAGTGGGTTTCAAAATCGAGATGCCATTTTGCTGGCGAATTTGCGTTGTCATTTTTTTCTCCTTTTTTTATTTTTTATTTCTGAAATTTGTCACCGTTAATTGTTTGTGATACTCACAACGCCTAAAGGCGTGTGCTTCTTTGCTTCCTTATAGGAGGCTTACTTGATTTGAGTCCCCGAAAGGGNNNNNNNNNNNNNNNNNNNNNNNNNNNNNNNNCCGCCCCAACTACAGGGTTGAATAACCAACCCTGATACTTCGTCAGAATGTTGCTCGCACCTACGACATCTCGGTGTCCTTGCCATTTACATTTACGGCAGTGATATGCCCGTTTATTCGGCTTTTTCCTATGCCCACACTGCGGACAGGTTTGGGACGTATAGGCCTCGTCTTGGGAGTCAACTTCGATACCGACTGCTTTCGCTTTGTAGGCAATCATTTCCGTTATTTGCCCGAATGCCCATTGGTGCAACTTCTGATTGATTTTTGATCCATAGTCTATAGAGTGTCGTATGTGCTTTATATCACCTATCACAATCGTCTCTACTTTCTTAGATTTACACGTAGAGACAAACCGAGACGTGATTTTATGTCGAACGTCACGGATAAGATTATTAAGGGTGTGGAGAGTTCGGTTCTTGGCACGCTTGAGTTTCTTCCAACGCCTACTTCCACGTTGACACCGTGAAAGCAACTGATTGAGTGTCGCTTTGAACTTCTCTCGATATTGAACGAGACTTCGTAAGTATCTGCCGTTATAGATTTCGGAGGTGAGTCCGTCAAAAGAAACGATGGGATGTATTTCGCCTAAATCTACAGCAACGACACTGCCTCTATCTGCTTTAGGTTTCCTTTGCGGATGTGTCTCATAAGTCGCGTGGAACTCATAGATATGCGTGTTTCTGTTATAGACGAGTGAAACCGCTGCTGGCACTTTACCCTGAAACTTCTTATCTATTTTGATATAAAGTGCGTCTCTGCCACGCCCCATAGAGAGTCGAAGTTTACCGCGCTTGTAAGTGATACCTGACGCACGCCATGTAAATGTATGATACCACTTCCGCTTGAAAGGAGGTCTGGCATTCGGATTGCTCTTGAGGTTGCCAAAGAAGGAATGCCTC
The sequence above is drawn from the Candidatus Poribacteria bacterium genome and encodes:
- a CDS encoding transposase, with protein sequence MRKTDKDYRSYIVATEKPNDCLQGINRLGGRIYSKTVSLTQETQNKKGFWLSDSGLKKYLKFKDYPCHAHSVQAIIDDYCGARHSFFGNLKSNPNARPPFKRKWYHTFTWRASGITYKRGKLRLSMGRGRDALYIKIDKKFQGKVPAAVSLVYNRNTHIYEFHATYETHPQRKPKADRGSVVAVDLGEIHPIVSFDGLTSEIYNGRYLRSLVQYREKFKATLNQLLSRCQRGSRRWKKLKRAKNRTLHTLNNLIRDVRHKITSRFVSTCKSKKVETIVIGDIKHIRHSIDYGSKINQKLHQWAFGQITEMIAYKAKAVGIEVDSQDEAYTSQTCPQCGHRKKPNKRAYHCRKCKWQGHRDVVGASNILTKYQGWLFNPVVGA